The Podospora pseudocomata strain CBS 415.72m chromosome 3, whole genome shotgun sequence genome window below encodes:
- a CDS encoding hypothetical protein (EggNog:ENOG503P5UC; COG:S) yields the protein MAPAKAARSGQDDSKTDTPNTKEKNGGHSHQSNGKMRRVASNTGSSLKEVTNVSATSAPAMATAAGSATTTGAGAQGLNVPGLQWPAFDREVLHAYRRAYRLRTPTTFASEHHQWVLTQPGSLGLYSPTIARRKELRRQTTDQLSTTVRKHFNGQGAQENDIIVEFLHKIKTRRPQRPVRKPREYIHLPPELDK from the exons ATGGCGCCCGCGAAAGCCGCCCGGAGCGGTCAGGATGACTCCAAGACGGACACACCAAATACAAAGGAGAAAAACGGAGGGCATTCACACCAGTCCAACGGAAAGATGCGCCGTGTCGCAAGCAATACCGGTTCCAGCCTGAAAGAAGTCACCAATGTCAGCGCCACGAGTGCTCCGGCGATGGCGACAGCGGCTGGCTCGGCCACCACGACGGGTGCGGGTGCGCAAGGGTTGAACGTTCCTGGT ctccaATGGCCTGCCTTTGATCGCGAAGTCCTCCACGCCTACCGCCGAGCCTACCGATTGAGAACACCGACCACCTTTGCCAGCGAACACCACCAATGGGTTCTCACCCAACCTGGGAGTCTAGGTCTCTACTCGCCGACGATTGCAAGACGAAAAGAACTCCGAAGACAAACGACGGATCAGCTGTCGACGACGGTCAGGAAACACTTTAATGGTCAAGGGGCGCAAGAAAATGACATTATCGTCGAGTTTCTACACAAGATCAAGACCCGAAGACCACAAAGGCCTGTGAGGAAGCCCCGAGAGTATATACATTTACCTCCTGAGCTCGATAAATAA
- a CDS encoding hypothetical protein (CAZy:GH15; COG:G; EggNog:ENOG503NVQU; CAZy:CBM20): MPSISNLALAGLLAAGQGASASLVGAIQLEKFIKQETPIALQAVLDNIGPDGIKVPGAGRGLVIASPSTSDPDYFFTWTRDAALTFRTLIDDFVFGNKALEPLINDYIYGQARLQTVSNPSGTLLPNGAGLGEPKYMKDGSRYNGNWGRPQRDGPPLRAISLIQYSNYLVSKGQKARVKDEIWPIIANDLAYVGQYWNSTGFDLWEEVNGASFFTTQAQYRSLVEGEALAKVLGLPCTACAEAPQVLCFLQSYWNGKFITANFIQGNHNRGGVDANTVLGPLVAFDPYAPCDSPSLQPCHPRMLANFKNFVDTFRDPALYPINKGIPQNKGIALGRYPEDIYYNGNPWYLITLGSAEYLYAAIASWEKSGGITITPTSLPFFKDLYPLARVGTFGKLHPAYYLIKGLVKTYADSFVAVSQKYTPKDGMMAEQFLKVEPFTPISARNLTWSFAAFVGMNHRRQGHLPPSWVPKNVKVPDVCVGTSVKGTYAPATQAGAPNVTIPCISNVLFQLNASTYYGENLYVVGNSPTLGSWDLETAYPLMSSRYTDERPLWFATIPLEMEEGVSTLRYKYARQQDCGQEWIVEEEERVLEVPACVKDGSEEVLAERDEAFNGPAGSPGGC, from the exons atgCCTTCCATCTCAAATCTTGCGCTGGCTGGCCTTTTGGCTGCTGGCCAGGGGGCTAGTGCTTCGCTCGTTGGGGCTATTCAGTTGGAGAAGTTTATCAAGCAGG AGACGCCCATTGCTCTCCAGGCTGTCCTCGACAACATCGGCCCCGACGGAATCAAGGTTCCTGGTGCTGGACGCGGTCTTGTGATTGCTAGCCCGTCTACTTCCGATCCTGATT ACTTCTTCACCTGGACTCGTGACGCGGCCTTGACTTTCAGGACGCTGATTGATGATTTCGTGTTTGGAAACAAGGCTCTTGAGCCGTTGATCAATGATTATATCTACGGTCAGGCTCGTCTCCAGACTGTGAGCAACCCTTCGGGGACGCTTTTGCCCAACGGTGCTGGGTTGGGTGAGCCGAAGTATATGAAGGATGGTTCGAGGTATAATGGGAACTGGGGGCGTCCTCAGCGCGATGGGCCTCCTTTGAGGGCTATTTCGTTGATTCAGTACTCGAATTACCTTGTCTCGAAGGGGCagaaggcgagggtgaaggatGAGATTTGGCCCATCATTGCTAATGATCTGGCTTATGTTGGACAGTACTG GAACTCCACTGGCTTCGACCtctgggaggaggtgaacgGTGCCTCgttcttcaccacccaggCTCAGTACCGCTCTCTcgtcgagggcgaggccCTTGCCAAAGTCCTCGGTCTCCCCTGCACGGCCTGCGCCGAGGCTCCCCAGGTCCTCTGCTTCCTCCAGTCCTACTGGAACGGCAAGTTCATCACCGCCAACTTCATCCAGGGCAACCACAACCGCGGCGGCGTCGACGCCAACACCGTCCTCGGCCCCCTTGTCGCCTTTGACCCTTATGCCCCCTGCGACTCCCCCAGCCTCCAGCCTTGCCACCCTCGCATGCTGGCCAACTTCAAGAACTTTGTCGACACCTTCCGTGACCCGGCCTTGTACCCCATCAACAAGGGCATCCCCCAGAACAAGGGCATCGCTCTCGGTCGCTACCCGGAGGACATTTACTACAACGGTAACCCCTGGtacctcatcaccctcggTTCCGCCGAGTACCTCtacgccgccatcgccagctGGGAGAAATCCGgcggcatcaccatcacccccacctccctccccttcttcaaagaCCTCTACCCCTTGGCTCGCGTCGGCACCTTTGGCAAGCTCCATCCCGCGTACTACCTCATCAAGGGCCTAGTCAAGACCTATGCCGACTCCTTCGTTGCCGTCTCCCAAAAGTACACCCCCAAGGACGGCATGATGGCCGAGCAGTTCCTCAAGGTCGAACCCTTCACCCCCATCTCTGCCAGAAACCTCACCTGGTCTTTTGCCGCCTTTGTCGGGATGAACCACCGCCGACAGggccacctccctccctcgtGGGTCCCCAAGAATGTCAAGGTCCCTGATGTCTGCGTTGGTACCTCTGTCAAGGGCACCTACGCCCCTGCCACCCAGGCTGGTGCTCCCAATGTTACTATTCCTTGCATCTCCAACGTTCTCTTCCAGCTCAATGCCTCGACGTATTATGGCGAGAACCTTTATGTTGTGGGCAACTCGCCCACGCTGGGTAGCTGGGATTTGGAGACGGCGTACCCGCTGATGAGCAGCAGGTATACTGACGAGAGGCCGCTTTGGTTCGCCACCATCCCGcttgagatggaggagggtgtgtcCACGCTGAGGTACAAATATGCCAGGCAGCAGGATTGCGGGCAGGAGtggattgtggaggaggaggagagggtgttggaggtgccGGCTTGTGTGAAGGATGGGagtgaggaggttttggcggAGAGGGATGAGGCTTTCAACGGGCCTGCTGGGTCTCCTGGCGGTTGCTag
- a CDS encoding hypothetical protein (COG:Q; EggNog:ENOG503P59B), with protein sequence MSKDKSGAWEHDQDYLNLKGEARVRALIETFSQKAINKEDEEWTNSFFPNLKLVSASDEQPHPKVLFSFTVEPQHCNRLNNLHGGCTATLFDFCTSTATALVSKPGFWQYLGVSRTLNTTYLRPAPVGTEVLIECDILQIGAKMATLRGVMKRKDNGAVVAVCEHGKVNIDPAPKL encoded by the exons ATGTCCAAAGATAAAAGCGGCGCGTGGGAACACGACCAAGActacctcaacctcaagggCGAGGCCAGAGTCAGGGCTCTCATCGAGACCTTTTCTCAAAAAGCCATCAACAAGGAAGACGAG gAATGGAccaactccttcttccccaacctcaaactCGTCTCCGCCTCAGACGaacaaccccaccccaaAGTCCTCTTCAGCTTCACCGTCGAGCCCCAGCACTGCAACcgcctcaacaacctccacggAGGCTGCACGGCAACCCTCTTTGACTTTtgcacctccaccgccaccgcccttGTGTCCAAGCCCGGGTTCTGGCAGTATCTGGGGGTATCCCGGACGTTGAACACCACCTATCTCCGTCCAGCCCCGGTCGGCACCGAGGTCTTGATTGAGTGTGACATCTTGCAGATCGGGGCGAAGATGGCTACCTTGAGGGGTGTGATGAAGCGGAAGGACAACGGGGCGGTCGTGGCTGTGTGTGAGCATGGGAAGGTTAATATTGATCCTGCTCCGAAGTTGTAG
- the MDJ1 gene encoding mdj1 protein precursor (COG:O; BUSCO:EOG09263E49; EggNog:ENOG503NUEY), giving the protein MSSSILLPKAAAKTAVIVAPVRGAVPICRRQQRIRLPSAGYSTAASTRARLPKTRGGGVQYVVVQPRSFHTTRPQLATPKDPYGTLGVSKSASQSDIKKAYYGLAKKFHPDTNKDPTAKDKFAEIQSAYEILSDPKKREQFDQFGAAGFDPSGQPGPGGAGGHPFGQGHPFGGGGFGGQGGFGSNINFEDLFSSFMGGGGGPFGGGRGGRGGGGPFQQQEIIQGDDIEVQVNVSFMEAAKGASKTITILPLTSCRTCSGSGLKEGTQKATCKACGGSGTRVHFMSGGFQMASTCGSCGGSGTAIPKGAECRSCSGEGVTRERKSISVDIPGGIEDGMRLRVSGEGDAPAMGRASTSDARGTQGDLYVLVRVAKDPKFTRQGSDILYTASIPLTTALLGGEVTIPTLEGDAKVRIGTGTNTGDKMTLAGKGMPRLGGRRGGMGDLKVEFRVTMPKYLSANQRTLVEMLADEMGDKTAKRIMNLHKT; this is encoded by the exons ATGAGTTCGAGCATACTGCTGCCCAAGGCTGCCGCGAAAACAGCTGTTATTGTTGCTCCTGTGAGGGGCGCGGTGCCGATATGTCGTCGTCAGCAGCGCATCAGATTGCCATCGGCGGGGTATAGCACCGCAGCTTCTACGAGAGCGAGACTTCCCAAgacgaggggaggaggagtgcaGTATGTGGTTGTTCAACCTAGG TCCTTCCACACCACCCGCCCCCAGCTCGCAACCCCAAAGGACCCCTACGGCACCCTCGGCGTGTCCAAGTCAGCCTCCCAATCCGACATCAAAAAAGCCTACTACGGCCTCGCGAAAAAGTTCCACCCCGACACGAACAAAGACCCAACCGCAAAGGACAAGTTCGCCGAGATTCAGAGCGCCTACGAGATCTTGAGCGACCCCAAGAAGAGGGAGCAGTTTGATCAGTTTGGCGCTGCTGGGTTTGATCCCTCTGGCCAGCCTGGTCcgggaggagctgggggtCACCCGTTTGGTCAGGGACAtccttttggtggtggtgggttcgGTGGTCAAGGCGGGTTTGGGAGCAACATCAACTTTGAGGATTTATTCTCGAGCTTtatgggaggtggtggtggaccttttggtggggggagagggggtagagggggagggggcccGTTTCAGCAGCAGGAGATTATTCAGGGGGATGATATCGAGGTGCAGGTTAATGTCAGCTTTAtggaggcggccaagggGGCGAGCAAGACGATTACTATTTTGCCGCTGACGAGCTGCAGGACTTGCAGCGGGAGCGGGCTGAAGGAGGGGACGCAGAAGGCTACTTGCAAGGCTTGTGGGGGGTCGGGGACGAGGGTGCATTTTATGAGTGGGGGGTTCCAGATGGCGAGCACGTGTGGGAGCtgtggggggagtgggacgGCTATTCCCAAGGGGGCTGAGTGTAGGAGTTGttctggggagggggtgacgagggagaggaagagtaTTAGCGTTGATATCCCCGGGGGGATTGAGGatgggatgaggttgagggtcagtggggagggtgatgcgCCGGCGATGGGTAGGGCTAGCACATCTGATGCGAGGGGGACGCAGGGGGATTTGTAtgtgttggtgagggtggccAAGGATCCAAAGTTTACGAGGCAGGGGTCGGATATTCTTTATACGGCTTCGATCCCGTTGACTACGGCGTTGTTGGGTGGCGAGGTTACCATCCCAACACTGGAGGGGGATGCCAAGGTCAGGATTGGGACGGGGACGAACACTGGAGACAAGATGACGCTCGCGGGCAAGGGTATGCcgaggttgggagggaggagaggggggatgggcGATTTGAAGGTGGAATTTAGGGTCACGATGCCAAAGTATCTGTCTGCGAACCAGAGGACGCTGGTCGAGATGCTGGCGGATGAGATGGGCGACAAGACGGCGAAGCGGATTATGAATTTGCATAAGACGTGA
- the PEX12 gene encoding ubiquitin-protein ligase peroxin 12 (COG:O; EggNog:ENOG503NU4Q) gives MLNRTNPCRSHLHITYAPTITTPLTIFNTVQFIPENRPKMEFVTALRGSFDPGKPSLFELLSEQQLSSLLPPTLRYLLTLLTHRYPRHLLRALNSFDELYALLSLLIERHYLLTRQGSFTENFYGLKRERALTSEIPRASTHAPQIVREALALRTKDVYKNLFVIVLIPYLKRKLDEAHEVDAPRALLGAAYNAPPSPSAPLKEKLGYYYKIFLRKIYPTINMTYHLSILAFSLGYLFDNTKYSSPFLWLIGTRIRRMGPADYKAIEEWEKVLPADGTRSRSIFQRLLSSLSLVLPTSIFALKFLEWWYSSDFAKQLSRKAAESLQLPPPGMTTTLKSVSPKKQPPPSLSEPSDTPPAEEELLEQLASSAPVASSSLLPIFTVAAILREEDDDGEEDKKRQEEDSSLCPICQEEITTPTACQTGIVYCYGCIHKWISGVNPHQERFMERVEKALGGSSRKWESGEGRCAVTGRRVLGGVEGLRRVMV, from the exons ATGCTTAACCGCACCAACCCTTGTCG ATCTCATCTACACATCACATATGCGCcaaccatcacaaccccGTTGACCATCTTCAACACGGTTCAGTTCATCCCGGAGAACAGACCCAAAATGGAGTTCGTCACCGCCCTCCGCGGCTCCTTCGACCCAGGCaaaccctccctcttcgaGCTCCTCTCAGAACAACaactctcctccctcctccccccaaccctccgctacctcctcaccctcctcacccaccgctacccccgccacctcctccgcgccCTCAACTCCTTCGACGAGCTCtacgccctcctctccctcctgaTAGAGCGCcactacctcctcacccgccaGGGCTCCTTCACCGAGAACTTCTACGGCCTCAAACGCGAGCGCGCCCTCACGTCCGAAATCCCCCGCGCCTCCACCCACGCCCCCCAAATCGTGCGGGAAGCCCTAGCCCTCAGAACAAAAGACGTCTACAAGAACCTCTTCGTCATAGTCCTCATCCCCTACCTCAAAAGAAAACTAGATGAAGCCCACGAGGTCGACGCCCCCAGGGCCTTGCTCGGAGCAGCCTACAAcgcccccccatcacccagcGCTCCCCTCAAGGAAAAACTGGGTTATTACTACAAAATCTTCCTCAGGAAAATCTACCCGACAATCAACATGACCTaccacctctccatcctcgccttctccctgGGGTACCTCTTTGACAACACGAAatactcctcccccttcctgtGGCTCATCGGCACAAGAATCCGCCGTATGGGACCGGCAGATTACAAGGCGATagaggagtgggagaaggTCCTCCCCGCGGATGGGACCAGATCGAGGTCAATCTTCCAGAGACtgctctcctccctttccttggTGCTACCGACTAGTATCTTTGCGCTCAAGTTTCTGGAGTGGTGGTACTCGTCGGATTTTGCAAAGCAGCTGTCTAGGAAGGCGGCCGAATCGCTCCAGCTTCCACCGCCGGGGATGACCACCACACTCAAATCTGTCTCCCCAAAGAAAcagccgcctccctccctctctgaGCCGTCCGACACCCCCCCAGCAGAGGAAGAGTTGCTCGAACAACTCGCCTCCTCTGCCCCCGTCGCGTCGTCGTCCCTCTTGCCTATTTTCACCGTTGCTGCCATCCTaagagaggaagatgacgatggtgaggaggacaaAAAGCGGCAGGAGGAAGATAGCAGTCTGTGTCCGATCTGCCAGGAAGAAATCACCACGCCGACCGCGTGCCAGACGGGGATTGTTTACTGTTACGGCTGCATTCACAAGTGGATCTCTGGTGTGAATCCGCATCAGGAGAGGTTTatggagagggttgagaaAGCACTTGGAGGGAGCAGCAGGAAGTGGGAgagcggggaggggaggtgcgCCGTtacggggaggagggtgttgggtggggtggaggggttgagaagGGTTATGGTATAA